GCCGCCGCCGCCCTGTACTTCGGTTTGGGGGCGGAGCAGGCGGCACGTCTACCCGGCCACTTCGGCGCCCTCTTCGTGGCTCCGAGCGATGTGGGCGGACTTCTCCCGGCCCTGGATGCGGTGCTTGAGCACCCCTCACCGGAGATGCTCGCGAGGGCCCGAAGGTGGCTCAATGGCGGGAACAACACCCGCGTCCGCCCCGAGGCACTGTTCTCCTTCATCCCGAGCGCCCTCCGGACAGCCCAGGCGCGGAAAGAAGGAGTGTTGCTGCTCACGGCCAAGGGCTGACGCGCTGGCCGCGATGGCACCCCGGCGTCAGCGTTTACACCCCGTCACCACGACCTCGAGCCGCAGGCCCGCCTCCTCCAGTGCTGGCATCAGCGCGGCCTTGTGCTCCTCGGTGCTGACCCCGACCACGAAGTCATACCCACAGGCTCTCGCGATTCTGCTCTCTTCCTCGAACTCCACCAGCTCGTCCGCGAGCTCCTGCTGTTTGACGAACTCGTTGTACCTGCCGAACTCGTCCGTCTTGATCTCCCACAGCACCCGCACGCCGACTTGCAGCGCGTCGAAGGCCTTGCCGTCTACAACCGCGTCCATTCCGGGCCAGCGGTTGGGCGGATACCGGTCGGCGCAGTCGTCGTGGGCCTTGTCACCGCCGCGGTGCTTCTTCGGAAAGGCCTCGCACTTTCGTTCACGCTCCCTGTCGGTGGGCTCGGGCGGCACCGGTGGCGGCCAGTCCTCTCCCGCAGGCTCCGGCTTGGGCCGTCGCTTCTTCTTGGGTTGCTGAGGGACGGGCTTCGTCTCTACCACCGGCCGCGCTTCTGGCACGGGCAGCGTCGGCGGCGGCCGCACCTGGGGACGGCCCCGCTTCTCGTACGCCTCCAGCGCCTCTGAGATCGCGAAGCCCACCACCACCACGCCAGCGACGACCACCGCACCCACGACCAGCTCCGGCGCCGCGAGGACACAGACCCCGATGCCCAAGGCCCCGGCGCCCGCGGATGCGACCGAGCACCGTCCCGTGGTGTCCCTGAACCGCACCCGCTCGTGGTCGAGCGCGTAGAAGCACCGCTCCACCAGGTCGGCCCATGGCTGGCCCGCCTCCTCAACGACGCACCGGCCCCCGTCCGTCCAGGGCAGCTTCGCCGCGCGCCGGAGATTGGCGACCACCCGGTCCTCGCGCGGTTCCTCGGCCGCCACCTGGGCACCACCGCCCATGGGGTAGCTCGTCGCGCACGCCAGCTGCAGCCCGAGCACCGACGCA
The sequence above is drawn from the Archangium gephyra genome and encodes:
- a CDS encoding DUF6310 domain-containing protein; this encodes MLKKHPSPAVGEGSGTQLEAWWSSWGSPRRAVRAVLASVLGLQLACATSYPMGGGAQVAAEEPREDRVVANLRRAAKLPWTDGGRCVVEEAGQPWADLVERCFYALDHERVRFRDTTGRCSVASAGAGALGIGVCVLAAPELVVGAVVVAGVVVVGFAISEALEAYEKRGRPQVRPPPTLPVPEARPVVETKPVPQQPKKKRRPKPEPAGEDWPPPVPPEPTDRERERKCEAFPKKHRGGDKAHDDCADRYPPNRWPGMDAVVDGKAFDALQVGVRVLWEIKTDEFGRYNEFVKQQELADELVEFEEESRIARACGYDFVVGVSTEEHKAALMPALEEAGLRLEVVVTGCKR